A genomic region of Desulfatibacillum aliphaticivorans DSM 15576 contains the following coding sequences:
- a CDS encoding B12-binding domain-containing radical SAM protein, whose amino-acid sequence MILNPKKIRRALFLLPGPYVYEDRCQSYIGKGSFFGYREPVEEMYAAGVLGDLGLTCRVVHAAPERLSKGGIEKIIGAFAPDLVVISSTYPGHVQDLAWAEKIKKVLPRAMVIARGGHMGFIDRQDLLKRFSALDGVIRGETEFTLRGFFQSNDKRLPPGFTLRHGDEFEETPDPGLDNDITALPFPARRLLNHRLYRSPVTARPMATISANRGCCHRCVFCPAHKVSGAAVRLRSPESIVREIRECREHWGIQDFFMRGETFTASRAWLKDLCRELKKQAPGVRWLCNARADAMDFELAGLMKSAGLCGVSMGAESPNADTLALIRKDLCFEDVKKAVAACRSHGIMTMVYFLMGFLWETREDIVRNIEKAGTLKSDVTEFFFPYPLPGAELYETAKALGLINDRAPLPWSQQAPVFIPQGLSAQELMQLRARARRNPAQNIRAARAVLRQASGARELAAVMTHGFFTAANALFRA is encoded by the coding sequence GATACCGGGAGCCGGTGGAGGAAATGTATGCGGCCGGAGTTCTGGGGGATCTGGGCCTAACGTGCCGGGTCGTCCATGCGGCGCCTGAGCGTCTTTCCAAGGGCGGGATCGAAAAAATCATTGGGGCCTTCGCCCCGGACCTGGTTGTAATCAGCTCCACCTATCCCGGGCATGTGCAGGATCTTGCCTGGGCCGAAAAAATCAAAAAAGTCCTGCCCCGGGCCATGGTCATAGCGCGGGGTGGACACATGGGCTTTATAGACCGTCAAGACCTGCTAAAGCGCTTTTCCGCCCTGGACGGCGTCATCCGGGGGGAAACGGAATTCACGCTTCGAGGCTTCTTTCAATCCAATGACAAAAGGCTTCCGCCCGGATTCACCCTTCGCCATGGAGATGAATTTGAAGAGACGCCCGATCCCGGCCTGGACAACGACATAACCGCCCTGCCCTTTCCGGCCCGGCGTTTGCTGAACCACAGGTTGTACCGAAGCCCGGTGACGGCCCGGCCCATGGCGACCATCTCGGCCAACCGGGGCTGCTGCCACAGGTGCGTTTTTTGCCCGGCCCACAAAGTGAGTGGAGCGGCCGTCAGGCTTCGCAGCCCGGAGTCCATTGTCCGGGAAATCAGGGAATGCAGGGAGCACTGGGGCATTCAGGATTTTTTTATGCGGGGGGAGACCTTCACAGCTTCCCGGGCCTGGCTGAAGGACTTATGCCGGGAGTTGAAAAAGCAGGCGCCGGGCGTCAGATGGCTTTGCAACGCCCGGGCCGACGCCATGGATTTTGAGCTGGCCGGTCTCATGAAATCCGCCGGCCTTTGCGGGGTGAGCATGGGCGCGGAAAGCCCGAATGCAGACACCCTGGCTCTGATCAGAAAAGATCTCTGTTTCGAAGACGTCAAGAAGGCGGTGGCCGCCTGCCGGTCCCACGGAATCATGACCATGGTTTATTTTCTCATGGGCTTTTTGTGGGAGACCAGGGAGGATATTGTACGCAATATTGAAAAAGCCGGAACTTTGAAAAGCGATGTGACGGAATTTTTCTTTCCCTACCCCTTGCCGGGCGCCGAGCTGTACGAAACCGCCAAAGCGCTGGGCCTGATAAACGATCGCGCCCCCCTGCCCTGGAGCCAGCAGGCGCCGGTTTTCATCCCCCAAGGCCTAAGCGCCCAGGAGTTGATGCAGTTGCGGGCGCGGGCCAGGCGAAATCCGGCCCAAAATATTCGAGCCGCCCGGGCGGTGCTTCGCCAGGCTTCCGGCGCCAGGGAGCTTGCCGCAGTCATGACCCACGGTTTTTTCACCGCAGCAAACGCCTTATTCAGGGCTTAG